Proteins encoded in a region of the Marinobacter arenosus genome:
- a CDS encoding DUF3336 domain-containing protein — protein sequence MMSLIKPKGFSRQELRQRMQSATSYRQWHEAAIALDNLTGAENWRQTDASEYYDYRDIRARYESLRTLLAEQNHEELLYVLNEGIHGNMSGMGRPILYDRALTGTKRLIDNYVNAIVQALRTVADSSSSHISLQDKVDFFRRASHCYGRSALMLSGGGGLIYFHHGVVQTLIEQDLLPNVVSGASAGAWVSALLSMYTNEELKAGFFERYRYDMPEHLNPIKVLAGMEPEVSPLSVKQRAMDGINNTMTFQEAYEHTGRYINISIAPAEKHQNSRLMNAITSPNVYIRSAMDASGSVPGVVPPVTLYAKGADGKPKPYLPSRKWVDGSVAEDLPAKRLSRLFGVNHYIVSMINPLAVPFVEDPKLRARKGLRNVASSMMTGTAADLLKELEGYLSRFGVSFVSPAILIAHSVLTQSYTGDVNIILEKKDFSWRNVLFGYRNDQEIANLILAGKRNTWPKLAMIRNAAVVGRELDCILDVLDQREFGLRPGGGERRRLTLPPVSF from the coding sequence ACGCCTCCGAGTATTACGATTACCGCGATATCCGCGCCCGATATGAGTCGCTCCGCACCCTGCTGGCCGAACAGAACCATGAAGAACTGCTCTACGTTCTGAACGAAGGCATCCACGGCAATATGAGTGGAATGGGCCGCCCTATTCTCTATGACCGGGCCCTGACCGGCACCAAGCGGCTGATTGACAACTATGTGAACGCCATTGTTCAGGCCCTCAGGACCGTTGCCGATTCCTCGTCCTCTCATATCTCCCTTCAGGACAAGGTCGATTTCTTCCGTCGCGCCAGCCACTGTTATGGCCGCTCCGCACTCATGCTGAGCGGTGGTGGTGGACTGATCTACTTCCACCACGGCGTCGTTCAGACCCTGATTGAACAGGACCTGTTGCCCAATGTCGTTTCCGGGGCAAGTGCCGGAGCCTGGGTCTCTGCGCTTTTGTCCATGTACACCAATGAGGAACTGAAGGCCGGCTTTTTTGAGCGCTACCGGTACGATATGCCCGAGCACCTGAATCCGATCAAGGTCCTGGCCGGGATGGAGCCGGAGGTATCGCCGTTATCCGTCAAGCAACGCGCCATGGATGGCATCAACAATACGATGACCTTCCAGGAAGCTTATGAACACACCGGCCGGTACATCAATATCTCAATTGCCCCCGCGGAAAAGCACCAGAACTCCCGGTTAATGAACGCGATTACGTCGCCGAACGTTTACATCCGCTCTGCCATGGATGCGTCAGGCAGTGTTCCCGGTGTGGTACCGCCCGTGACCCTCTATGCCAAAGGGGCCGATGGCAAACCGAAGCCCTATCTCCCATCCCGGAAATGGGTTGACGGCTCTGTGGCCGAGGACCTGCCGGCAAAACGCCTGTCCAGGCTGTTCGGCGTCAATCATTACATTGTCAGTATGATCAATCCCCTGGCGGTTCCGTTTGTCGAGGATCCGAAACTGCGCGCCCGCAAAGGGTTGAGAAATGTCGCGAGCAGCATGATGACAGGTACCGCAGCAGACCTCCTGAAAGAACTGGAGGGGTATTTGAGCCGCTTTGGCGTATCATTTGTCAGCCCCGCGATTCTGATCGCCCACAGTGTGCTGACTCAGAGCTATACCGGTGATGTGAACATCATCCTGGAAAAAAAGGACTTCAGTTGGCGAAACGTTCTGTTCGGGTATCGTAATGACCAGGAAATCGCGAATCTGATCCTCGCCGGCAAGCGCAATACGTGGCCCAAACTGGCGATGATCCGTAATGCGGCCGTGGTGGGGCGGGAATTGGACTGCATATTGGATGTGCTGGATCAGCGGGAGTTCGGGCTAAGGCCCGGTGGCGGAGAGCGCCGCCGGCTGACGCTCCCGCCGGTGTCCTTTTAG
- a CDS encoding ATP-dependent zinc protease family protein, whose protein sequence is MRNLASLVLAASLSLPATNVVAEDSETSDNSVPETLGFVEWVVMNDTNLRLKARLDTGAKTSSLHAVNVEEFQKDNEEWVKFQLPLGDHEDQPSEGEIDHEDVVLEFERPIHRTVLIKRKGAPSQRRYVVKMEFCIAGTIHETQFSLTDRGNFSYPVLLGRRFMRDDNILIDSADSFIAQQDCEFSTLEEIAQQAD, encoded by the coding sequence ATGAGAAATCTAGCTTCACTGGTATTGGCCGCAAGCCTTTCCCTTCCTGCGACCAATGTGGTGGCTGAAGACTCAGAGACATCCGACAATTCCGTTCCGGAAACCCTGGGGTTCGTGGAGTGGGTTGTTATGAACGACACCAATCTGCGCCTGAAGGCCAGGCTCGATACCGGGGCCAAGACCTCATCACTCCACGCCGTGAATGTTGAGGAGTTCCAGAAAGATAACGAGGAGTGGGTGAAATTCCAGCTTCCGTTGGGGGATCATGAGGATCAGCCGAGTGAAGGCGAAATTGACCACGAGGACGTGGTTCTGGAGTTCGAACGTCCGATCCATCGAACGGTCCTGATCAAGCGTAAAGGCGCCCCATCACAGCGTCGGTACGTGGTGAAGATGGAGTTCTGCATTGCCGGAACAATTCACGAGACCCAGTTTTCGCTGACCGATCGCGGCAATTTCTCGTACCCGGTACTCCTCGGACGGCGCTTCATGCGGGACGACAACATTCTGATCGACTCCGCCGATAGCTTTATCGCGCAGCAGGACTGCGAGTTCAGCACGCTGGAGGAAATCGCCCAACAGGCGGACTAA
- a CDS encoding acyl carrier protein phosphodiesterase, which produces MNHLAHVFLAPDSPEARVGSILGDFTRGVVLSRLPNEVQKGVRHHRAVDSFTDQHPEVLASKACFSRQRRRFAGVALDILYDHYLLRHWQRFSQADRDTFVQTVYGELQSHEYLMPEPMIRVARRMVWHDWFGAYQDLESIGHALDRVAGRVRFPNRFSGIIDEIRANDVELEERFLMFFPDLQTFAGDIE; this is translated from the coding sequence TTGAACCATCTAGCCCACGTATTCCTGGCCCCGGATTCACCGGAAGCGCGCGTGGGCAGCATCCTGGGTGATTTCACCCGGGGTGTTGTTCTCTCCCGTCTTCCGAATGAGGTGCAGAAGGGCGTGCGCCACCATCGCGCCGTTGACAGTTTCACCGATCAACACCCGGAAGTGCTGGCGAGCAAGGCCTGCTTTTCCCGGCAGCGTCGCCGGTTTGCCGGCGTTGCCCTGGATATCCTCTACGATCACTATCTGTTAAGACACTGGCAACGTTTCAGTCAGGCGGATCGTGATACCTTCGTCCAAACTGTTTACGGCGAACTCCAGAGTCACGAGTATCTGATGCCGGAGCCGATGATCAGAGTGGCACGACGCATGGTTTGGCATGACTGGTTTGGCGCTTATCAGGACCTGGAGAGCATTGGACACGCTCTGGACCGCGTTGCCGGCCGCGTACGGTTTCCGAACCGCTTTTCCGGCATTATTGACGAAATCCGAGCAAATGATGTTGAACTGGAAGAGCGTTTCTTAATGTTTTTCCCGGATTTACAAACCTTTGCAGGAGATATTGAATGA
- a CDS encoding outer membrane beta-barrel protein, whose translation MKHSHSLAVVFAAGLATAGAANAQDMYKSGVGGLYTGLNYTFANLDIGSSDADVGTLSAKAGVMATPFLGFEARAGFGVDDDRIGAVDVSLDNFFGGYATFNLANESPITPYAILGFTRVELEAEGPFTTATEDDSDVSYGVGLNMEFASNVSGNLEYMRYYDDDDVTVDGLGLGVQFNF comes from the coding sequence ATGAAACACTCACATTCCCTCGCAGTTGTCTTTGCCGCTGGTCTGGCTACCGCAGGTGCCGCCAATGCCCAGGATATGTACAAGTCCGGCGTGGGCGGGCTCTATACCGGACTGAACTATACCTTTGCGAACCTGGATATCGGTTCGTCCGATGCGGATGTCGGTACCCTTTCCGCCAAAGCCGGCGTTATGGCCACACCATTCCTTGGCTTTGAGGCTCGAGCCGGGTTCGGCGTGGATGATGACCGTATTGGCGCTGTCGACGTGTCGCTCGACAACTTCTTCGGCGGCTATGCGACGTTTAATCTCGCCAATGAATCTCCGATCACGCCGTATGCGATTCTGGGCTTCACCCGTGTCGAGCTGGAAGCGGAAGGTCCCTTTACCACCGCGACGGAAGACGACAGTGACGTGTCTTACGGTGTCGGTTTGAATATGGAGTTCGCCTCCAACGTATCTGGCAACCTGGAATACATGCGTTATTATGATGACGACGATGTCACCGTAGACGGTCTGGGACTTGGCGTTCAGTTCAATTTCTGA